One Methylophaga marina DNA window includes the following coding sequences:
- a CDS encoding DUF748 domain-containing protein, which produces MPSAKTFLFRHRRFIIGLLTLVVIYMLAGFYFLPWLAERQLKSTLDQRLQLQTQVQDIQFNPFTFELNIAGLAIQTRENQPILAWDSVYVNVDPSQLIKGDISIPTVDINAADLHFQRYSEAENTLTRLANTWQETAPEKEESEPVTADSTTSDADEPLFHVVLNTLSFEGGEIHYLDKVPAEPFKTVISPINFQLNQFSTQADETAKTTLNMELEDKANLSVAGTFSLSPLTVAGQLKLNQFNLQTPYRYFKAQLPVELKQGVVNISLDYDVDMSGQQPSVDINKTAIQLFDLNVAQPGLDKALIADGQLQLEKGRYRYPDNQLSIDKVSVNEAKLVTIMNEQGVINWQQLLDALPKSEADDAQETNDTPAIQLAISEVGLNNIDLFIEDKQPQLPSNMTLNLTASLNNLSLADKQIMPFNANIKVSSGGTLSTTGELQLFPELAVTAASKIDQLSLTPLQPYINEYAMVTLENGQLSANASLKSNADDAFLVNGDLALSSLQIDNQNLKEKLFSLDALSINTIDFSLKNKELAISDIEVNQLYSRIFINKDGVTNLRQLLKEQPSASTATATENNAEPYKVSIGEVIINKASSRFTDESLPIVFDTEMRSLDGQISGFSTESDQAVELNLEGQVQEFGMVEIEGSLAPFNITEESNVAMSFSNLDLPAMSPYTIKFAGRKIADGRADVKLNYEIQNGNLNASNSLVIRDIKLGERVESPEAVDLPLDLAVALLKNSEGVIDLSIPVTGDVNNPQFEMGPAIRNAIFNAIRNIVTSPFRFLANLIGGDEQPVDNIQFKAGRADLTPPQKEALLKLSEALVQRPQLILDIPAPYAEKLDRQQLQLKAVEQDIKAGLEQTDTDQQLLVRRQTVLERLYTEQALSPDLTAVKLEVMADNTAADDEEPSVDLLAYNSKLKSRLVANKVISEADLNNLAKARQQAVMLYLQEQAKLSEAQLHAGMVKQEQAEQDVVIMKFDIRAQ; this is translated from the coding sequence ATGCCATCAGCTAAGACTTTTCTTTTTCGTCATCGTCGTTTCATTATCGGCCTGCTAACTCTGGTCGTTATTTACATGCTGGCCGGGTTTTATTTCTTGCCCTGGCTGGCAGAAAGACAACTAAAAAGCACTCTGGACCAGCGCTTACAGCTGCAAACACAAGTACAGGATATCCAATTCAACCCTTTTACCTTTGAGTTAAACATCGCTGGTCTGGCTATTCAAACCAGAGAAAACCAGCCTATTCTGGCTTGGGATTCGGTATATGTGAATGTCGATCCAAGCCAATTAATCAAAGGTGATATCAGTATTCCTACAGTAGATATTAACGCGGCTGATCTGCATTTTCAGCGTTATTCCGAGGCAGAAAATACCCTAACACGTCTGGCGAATACATGGCAGGAAACAGCACCTGAAAAAGAAGAGTCAGAACCTGTCACCGCGGATTCCACCACTTCAGATGCCGATGAGCCACTCTTTCATGTCGTTTTAAACACACTAAGTTTTGAGGGCGGCGAAATACATTACCTGGATAAAGTCCCTGCTGAGCCATTTAAAACTGTTATATCGCCTATCAATTTTCAGCTGAATCAATTTTCTACTCAAGCTGATGAAACCGCGAAAACCACATTGAATATGGAGCTGGAAGACAAGGCGAATCTATCAGTGGCGGGCACTTTTTCATTATCACCACTGACTGTAGCCGGTCAGCTCAAACTGAACCAATTTAATCTACAGACGCCGTACCGCTATTTTAAAGCGCAGTTACCGGTTGAATTAAAGCAAGGTGTCGTCAATATCAGTCTGGACTATGATGTGGATATGAGTGGTCAGCAACCTAGCGTTGATATCAATAAGACGGCTATCCAACTCTTTGACCTCAATGTGGCACAACCAGGCTTGGATAAAGCCTTAATTGCCGATGGTCAGCTGCAGCTAGAAAAGGGCCGTTATCGTTATCCTGACAATCAATTAAGCATTGATAAAGTATCAGTCAATGAGGCGAAACTGGTCACGATCATGAACGAACAGGGCGTGATTAACTGGCAGCAATTACTGGATGCCCTACCCAAATCAGAGGCAGATGACGCGCAAGAAACTAACGATACGCCAGCCATACAGTTAGCTATCTCAGAAGTCGGACTGAATAATATTGATCTGTTTATTGAAGATAAACAACCGCAATTGCCGTCTAATATGACATTGAATCTCACTGCCAGCCTGAATAACCTCAGTCTTGCAGATAAGCAAATCATGCCTTTTAACGCCAATATTAAGGTGAGTTCAGGCGGTACATTGTCTACTACAGGCGAGCTACAACTTTTCCCTGAACTGGCGGTAACAGCAGCGAGTAAGATCGACCAATTATCACTGACGCCATTACAGCCATACATCAATGAATATGCCATGGTGACGCTGGAAAATGGACAGTTATCAGCTAATGCTTCGCTGAAAAGTAACGCTGATGATGCCTTCTTGGTTAATGGCGACTTAGCGTTATCATCGTTGCAGATAGATAATCAGAATCTGAAGGAAAAACTGTTCAGCCTGGATGCCTTATCCATCAATACCATTGATTTCTCCCTCAAAAATAAAGAGTTAGCTATTTCTGATATTGAAGTCAATCAACTGTACAGTCGTATCTTTATCAATAAAGATGGCGTGACCAATTTGCGTCAGCTGTTAAAAGAACAACCGAGCGCTAGCACAGCCACAGCTACTGAAAATAATGCTGAGCCATACAAAGTATCTATTGGTGAGGTGATCATAAACAAGGCTAGTTCACGATTCACCGATGAAAGCCTGCCAATTGTGTTTGATACTGAAATGCGATCATTAGATGGTCAGATTAGTGGTTTTTCTACCGAGTCTGATCAGGCCGTTGAATTGAATCTGGAAGGACAGGTACAAGAGTTTGGTATGGTCGAAATTGAAGGCAGTCTGGCACCGTTCAATATTACCGAAGAAAGTAATGTGGCCATGTCATTCAGCAATCTGGATCTGCCAGCCATGAGCCCATACACCATCAAATTTGCAGGTAGAAAAATTGCCGATGGTCGTGCTGATGTCAAACTGAATTATGAAATCCAAAATGGAAATTTAAATGCATCTAACAGCCTGGTGATACGTGATATCAAGCTGGGAGAGCGAGTGGAATCACCAGAAGCAGTAGATTTACCTCTGGATCTGGCCGTGGCCTTATTAAAAAATAGTGAAGGGGTGATTGATTTAAGCATTCCGGTGACAGGCGATGTCAATAATCCTCAGTTTGAAATGGGACCGGCTATTCGCAACGCGATTTTTAATGCGATTCGTAATATTGTGACGTCACCATTCCGCTTCCTGGCCAACCTGATAGGAGGTGATGAGCAGCCAGTCGATAATATTCAGTTTAAGGCGGGACGAGCTGATCTCACGCCACCTCAAAAAGAAGCCTTGCTGAAACTGTCTGAAGCGTTGGTCCAACGTCCACAATTAATTTTAGACATTCCGGCGCCTTATGCCGAGAAGCTGGATCGGCAACAATTGCAACTTAAAGCGGTGGAGCAGGATATCAAAGCCGGTTTAGAGCAGACTGACACGGACCAACAATTATTAGTCCGTCGCCAAACGGTATTAGAGCGTTTATATACAGAACAAGCTTTAAGTCCTGACCTAACAGCAGTGAAGCTGGAGGTAATGGCCGACAATACGGCAGCCGATGATGAAGAGCCGTCTGTAGATTTGCTGGCCTATAACAGCAAACTAAAATCCCGTTTAGTCGCAAACAAAGTGATTTCCGAGGCAGATCTGAATAATCTGGCCAAAGCCAGACAGCAGGCCGTCATGCTTTATCTGCAAGAACAGGCCAAACTCAGTGAGGCTCAATTACATGCTGGCATGGTGAAGCAAGAGCAGGCCGAGCAGGATGTGGTCATCATGAAATTTGATATCCGTGCTCAATAA
- a CDS encoding GAK system CofD-like protein — MTKIRVCRTASIPDPLRISRYQKIPELGPRILFFSGGTALTGLSRELKKFTHNSIHFVSPFDSGGSSAKLRHAFDMPAIGDLRSRLMALADETVLGHPEIYRLFSYRFSVTENQERLKRRLQNMVNGKDDLINDIANPMRKLICNHLGYFYQSMPKDFDLRGASIGNLILAGGYLNNHKDLEPIVFLFSKLVHVLGTVRTITNDDYHLSVELENGEIIHGQHLITGKEVAPILSPIKHIHLSETLNGSRPTETKLRKRNRGLFEDADLICYPPGSFYTSLLANLLPTGVGKAIANNGCPKVFVPNLNSDPEQLGMTLQDSLMTIIKYIQEDIIDDAPANTVLNYLMVDTKNGQYPGGIPTDLLQELNIELIDVKLIDKRHDKTYDNKRLVSALLSLT; from the coding sequence ATGACCAAAATCCGCGTTTGTCGAACGGCATCTATCCCCGACCCACTCAGAATTAGCCGCTATCAAAAGATACCCGAGCTGGGGCCGAGAATTTTGTTCTTCAGTGGTGGTACCGCATTAACGGGGCTATCACGAGAGTTGAAAAAATTCACCCATAACTCCATTCATTTTGTCAGCCCTTTCGATTCAGGCGGTAGCTCAGCTAAGCTAAGACATGCCTTCGATATGCCTGCTATTGGTGATTTACGCAGTCGCTTAATGGCCTTAGCTGATGAGACGGTGTTAGGGCATCCTGAAATCTATCGACTGTTCAGTTACCGTTTCTCAGTCACTGAGAATCAAGAGCGGCTTAAGCGACGACTACAGAATATGGTGAATGGCAAAGATGATTTAATCAATGACATTGCCAACCCTATGCGTAAGTTGATTTGTAACCATCTGGGTTATTTTTATCAGTCCATGCCCAAGGACTTTGATCTTCGTGGCGCCAGTATTGGTAATTTAATCTTGGCTGGTGGCTATCTGAATAATCATAAAGATTTGGAACCCATCGTTTTTTTATTCTCAAAATTGGTGCATGTATTAGGTACAGTGAGAACCATCACCAATGATGATTACCACCTCTCTGTCGAGCTAGAGAATGGAGAAATTATTCATGGACAACATTTAATTACAGGCAAGGAAGTCGCCCCTATTTTATCTCCCATCAAGCACATTCACTTGAGCGAAACGTTAAATGGTAGTCGTCCCACCGAGACAAAGTTACGTAAACGAAACCGTGGTTTATTTGAAGATGCAGATTTAATCTGTTACCCACCAGGCAGCTTTTATACCAGTCTGCTGGCCAACTTACTGCCGACCGGTGTGGGCAAAGCCATCGCTAACAATGGGTGCCCCAAAGTGTTCGTACCTAACCTCAATAGCGATCCAGAACAGCTTGGCATGACGTTACAAGACTCACTCATGACCATCATCAAATATATTCAAGAAGATATCATTGATGATGCTCCAGCCAACACTGTATTGAATTATTTAATGGTGGATACCAAAAATGGACAATATCCTGGCGGGATTCCAACAGACTTATTGCAAGAGCTCAATATTGAACTCATCGACGTTAAGCTAATCGATAAACGTCATGATAAAACATATGATAATAAACGCTTAGTTTCTGCTTTACTGTCGCTTACCTAA